A single window of Sphaerodactylus townsendi isolate TG3544 linkage group LG05, MPM_Stown_v2.3, whole genome shotgun sequence DNA harbors:
- the LOC125433087 gene encoding proprotein convertase subtilisin/kexin type 4-like yields MRGMAGLCLLLLWGGLSRGHAGLRVYLSSWAVRVPGGVREARSLARKHGLLYLGQVIEGRDYYHLEHRGIKRQSLNPHWGWHVRLKKEPVVHWLEQQTLKRRSRRTITVVPTDPWFQRQWYMNNDVTPDLNVLAAWSRGYTGLGVVVSILDDGVEKDHPDLTGNYDPAASYDFNSNDPDPQPHYDAWDQNRHGTRCAGEVAAAANNGVCGTGIAFRAKIGGVRMLDGPVTDIVEARSLSFHPQHIDIYSASWGPEDDGKTVDGPGTLALEAFYNGIVNGRGGLGSLFVWASGNGGHRYDNCNCDGYTNSIYTLSVGSTTESGRVPWYNEACASTLTTTYSSGAKAEKQIVTTDLRHRCTDKHTGSSASAPLVAGMIALALEANPALTWRDMQHLVVRSSKPAHLQAPDWAVNGVGRKVSHHYGYGLLDAGLLVDLAKKWTPTRPQQNCSINVIHKPLTVGSRLSISTNASACHGKKAEILSLEHVQVQLSLSYSRRGDLTITLTSPVGTKSTLVAVRPYDTSSDGYNDWSFMSTHYWDEDPRGVWTLLLENKGDAYNTGVLTHFVLKLYGTDEDMSARRTAALVVSECVRRDEDGTCQECTSPFYTFRHLCLSYCPPRYYNHSHHSRDPSGTTRTVQACSACHSSCYTCQGGTADNCTACPPFSAYNKRTCSQPLRTYLSHGGSLFQGPQRLLLLIVVVLLCVGPVLAGILCLAYRLLLVGLWRKKHVLTSGSEAAGLELVRCSHGESVDQTKEMGQRLLP; encoded by the exons ATGAGGGGGATGGCGGGACTCTGCCTGCTGCTTCTCTGGGGCGGCTTGTCGCGGGGGCACGCAGGGCTGCGCGTTTACTTGAGCAGCTGGGCTGTGCGCGTGCCCGGGGGCGTGCGAGAAGCCCGGAGCCTGGCGCGCAAGCATGGCCTgctctacctgggccag GTGATTGAAGGGAGAGATTATTACCACCTTGAACACAGAGGTATAAAACGACAGTCTTTAAATCCACACTGGGGTTGGCACGTACGTCTGAAAAAGGAGCCTGTG GTCCATTGgcttgagcagcagactttaaagaGACGGTCACGGAGAACTATTACAGTGGTGCCCACAGACCCATGGTTCCAGAGACAGTGGTATATG aacAACGATGTGACTCCAGACCTCAATGTTCTGGCTGCCTGGAGCAGAGGCTACACCGGCTTGGGGGTAGTGGTGAGCATTTTGGATGACGGCGTTGAGAAAGACCATCCCGACTTAACAGGCAATTAT GATCCTGCAGCGAGTTACGATTTTAACAGCAATGATCCAGACCCCCAGCCACACTATGATGCCTGGGATCAAAATCG GCACGGTACTCGCTGTGCGGGAGAAGTGGCGGCTGCTGCCAACAATGGCGTTTGTGGAACTGGTATTGCATTTAGAGCGAAAATTGGGG GCGTGAGGATGCTGGATGGGCCTGTGACAGATATCGTGGAAGCCCGGTCCTTGAGTTTCCATCCCCAGCACATCGACATATATAGTGCCAGCTGGGGcccagaggatgatgggaaaaCGGTAGATGGCCCAGGGACTCTGGCCCTGGAAGCCTTCTACAATGGGATCGTCAAC GGCCGTGGCGGACTGGGATCGCTCTTTGTCTGGGCCTCCGGCAATGGTGGTCACCGTTACGACAACTGCAACTGTGATGGTTACACAAACAGCATCTATACTTTGTCAGTGGGCAGCACTACCGAGAGTGGCCGGGTCCCCTGGTACAACGAGGCCTGCGCGTCCACCCTGACTACCACCTACAGCAGCGGggcaaaggcagaaaagcagaTT gtAACAACAGACCTACGGCACAGATGCACCGACAAGCACACGGGCTCCTCTGCCTCCGCCCCTCTTGTCGCCGGTATGATCGCTCTTGCTCTGGAGGCCAA CCCAGCATTGACCTGGCGGGACATGCAGCATCTCGTGGTGAGATCATCCAAGCCAGCTCACCTGCAGGCGCCCGACTGGGCTGTGAATGGAGTAGGACGGAAAG tgAGTCACCATTACGGATATGGGCTCTTAGATGCTGGACTGCTGGTGGATCTGGCCAAAAAGTGGACACCAACTCGGCCCCAGCAAAACTGTTCCATCAATGTTATCCACAAGCCACT GACAGTCGGCTCAAGGCTATCCATCTCCACCAATGCCTCTGCCTGCCATGGGAAAAAAGCTGAGATTCTCTCCCTAGAGCATGTCCAGGTACAGCTTTCACTCAGCTACAGCCGGAGAGGAGATTTAACCATCACGTTGACCAGTCCAGTGGGGACTAAATCCACCCTAGTGGCTGTCAG GCCTTATGATACTAGTAGTGACGGGTACAATGACTGGTCCTTTATGTCCACACATTACTGGGATGAAGACCCTCGTGGCGTTTGGACCCTTCTGCTGGAGAACAAGGGAGATGCATACAACACAG GTGTCCTCACCCACTTTGTGTTGAAGTTGTACGGGACAGATGAGGACATGTCAGCCAGGAGAACTGCTGCCTTGGTGGTGAGCGAGTGCGTGAGGCGAGACGAGGACGGGACATGCCAGG AGTGCACCAGCCCGTTCTACACTTTTCGCCACCTGTGCCTCTCCTACTGCCCGCCCAGGTATTACAACCATTCTCATCATTCACGCGATCCCAGTGGAACTACCCGCACGGTCCAAGCATGTTCTGCCTGTCATTCCTCATGCTACACGTGCCAAGGAGGAACAGCCGATAACTGTACGGCCTGCCCACCCTTCAGTGCCTACAATAAGCGCACCTGTTCCCAGCCACTGCGCACCTACCTGTCCCATGGCGGAAGCCTTTTTCAGGGACCCCAGCGCCTTCTGCTCTTGATTGTGGTGGTCTTGCTGTGCGTGGGCCCTGTTCTTGCTGGCATCCTCTGCCTGGCGTACCGCTTGCTGCTCGTGGGCCTGTGGCGGAAGAAGCACGTCCTCACTTCTGGTTCAGAGGCTGCTGGCTTGGAACTGGTCCGCTGCAGCCACGGTGAATCAGTGGATCAGACGAAGGAAATGGGACAGAGGCTTCTTCCATGA